One Syngnathus acus chromosome 13, fSynAcu1.2, whole genome shotgun sequence genomic window carries:
- the LOC119132538 gene encoding transcription factor 7-like: MEMPGFTSKCLPQNAAQPSRPDGPRYNTNPQAVSSQRRDYNGFVPIQNSYMQPTPVMAAPSMHFVPMTHQNLQPLPQTIETLSHIHGQTNFVPEVLLPNGMNMRPVGLLNGELLYKVTAPPNIAAPLPANIPKIKKKTKKAEDQVTEQTYVKKPLNAFMLFSKEHRQAVKAKSASTNIAVINETLGKMWHLLPDKEKAKYYGQAEEERRLHAQQHPDWSCRHNYGKKRYNKRIRD; the protein is encoded by the exons ATGGAAATGCCTGGTTTCACGTCAAAATGTCTTCCTCAAAATGCTGCTCAACCGTCACGACCTGATGGGCCAAGGTACAACACCAACCCTCAGGCAGTAAGCAGCCAGCGCAGGGACTATAATGGCTTTGTTCCTATACAAAACAGTTATATGCAGCCAACTCCGGTGATGGCTGCTCCCAGCATGCACTTTGTACCAATGACTCACCAGAATCTCCAGCCGCTTCCCCAGACTATTGAGACACTTTCCCATATACATGGCCAG ACCAATTTTGTACCAGAGGTGCTGCTCCCTAATGGGATGAATATGCGTCCTGTCGGATTACT GAATGGTGAGCTTTTATACAAAGTTACAGCTCCTCCTAACATTGCTGCTCCCCTTCCTGCCAACATTCCCAAGATAAA GAAGAAAACTAAAAAAGCGGAGGACCAAGTTACAGAGCAAACATATGTTAAGAAGCCTCTAAATGCCTTCATGTTGTTCTCGAAGGAACATAGACAAGCAGTCAAGGCCAAGTCGGCCTCAACGAATATAGCTGTTATAAACGAGACTTTAGGAAAGATG TGGCATTTGCTTCCCGATAAAGAGAAGGCCAAGTACTATGGGCAAGCTGAGGAAGAGAGAAGACTTCACGCTCAACAGCATCCGGACTGGTCCTGTCGCCACAACTAT GGAAAAAAGAGATACAATAAAAGAATCAGGGACTAA